One genomic window of Corallococcus caeni includes the following:
- a CDS encoding sigma 54-interacting transcriptional regulator, giving the protein MPDELMGRHPEVTQDARELVELATTEEGVGELLRRGLDWVSRVVPFDLATLFLLKEGRLEAVAARGPLANQAVRKHSLQLSDFPSLKHALETRRARAFTEEDHSHGDGDPFDGVLDLPAGHACMVVPLCAGERCYGVLTLDRAQCETYAQPVVDLVEVYGQMLATALQGAEQRATAERLHRQDHEHAKLLESQLGGDSEGILESSLSPVMRDLSRRARQVAETDTPVLITGETGTGKERLARAIHRWSARADQPFVSLNCAAIPAGLLESELFGHVKGAFTGANRDRAGRFQMAHGGTLLLDEIGELPVELQAKLLRALQEKAFEPVGSDKTVRADVRILAATHVDLHQAIAQKRFREDLFYRLSVFPLRLPPLRERREDLPQLTVFLLDEQAKRTGRRGMRVTASGLARLAAYDWPGNLRELANALERATILTRGQELTAQSFDLPGGERAREAPGPASVEETPAPLPAGAKVPTLAAVQREHILRVLTLTRGRVYGEGGAAALLGLKPSTLQSRMKKLGIARLEGFTAAEDA; this is encoded by the coding sequence ATGCCGGATGAACTGATGGGGCGCCACCCGGAAGTGACGCAGGATGCTCGGGAGCTGGTCGAGCTGGCAACCACCGAAGAAGGGGTGGGAGAGCTGCTCCGTCGGGGATTGGACTGGGTGTCGCGCGTGGTGCCCTTCGACCTGGCCACGCTGTTCCTCCTGAAGGAGGGGCGGCTGGAGGCGGTGGCGGCGCGCGGCCCGCTCGCGAACCAGGCCGTGCGCAAGCACTCCTTGCAGCTGTCGGACTTCCCGTCCCTGAAGCACGCGCTGGAGACGCGGCGCGCGCGGGCGTTCACGGAGGAGGACCACTCGCACGGGGATGGCGACCCGTTCGACGGGGTGCTGGACCTGCCCGCGGGCCACGCGTGCATGGTGGTGCCGCTGTGCGCGGGGGAGCGCTGCTACGGCGTGCTGACGCTGGACCGCGCGCAGTGTGAAACGTACGCGCAGCCGGTGGTGGACCTGGTGGAGGTGTACGGGCAGATGCTGGCCACGGCGCTCCAGGGCGCCGAGCAGCGCGCGACGGCGGAGCGGCTGCACCGCCAGGACCACGAGCACGCGAAGCTGCTGGAGTCACAGCTGGGCGGGGACTCCGAGGGCATCCTGGAGTCGTCCTTGAGCCCGGTGATGCGCGACCTGTCCCGCCGCGCGCGGCAGGTGGCGGAGACGGACACGCCCGTGCTGATTACCGGGGAGACGGGCACGGGCAAGGAGCGGCTGGCGCGGGCCATCCACCGCTGGAGCGCGCGGGCGGACCAGCCCTTCGTGTCGCTCAACTGCGCGGCGATTCCGGCGGGCCTCCTGGAGAGCGAGCTGTTTGGCCACGTGAAGGGGGCCTTCACCGGCGCGAACCGCGACCGCGCGGGCCGCTTCCAGATGGCGCACGGGGGCACGCTGCTCTTGGACGAGATTGGCGAGCTGCCGGTGGAGCTGCAGGCGAAGCTCTTGCGCGCGCTCCAGGAGAAGGCGTTCGAGCCGGTGGGCAGCGACAAGACGGTGCGGGCGGACGTGCGCATCCTCGCGGCGACGCACGTGGACCTGCACCAGGCCATCGCGCAGAAGCGCTTCCGCGAGGACCTCTTCTACCGGCTGAGCGTCTTCCCGCTGCGGCTGCCGCCCTTGCGCGAGCGGCGCGAGGACCTGCCGCAGCTCACCGTGTTCCTCCTGGACGAGCAGGCGAAGCGCACGGGCCGGCGGGGCATGCGGGTGACGGCGTCGGGGCTGGCGCGGCTGGCTGCGTACGACTGGCCGGGCAACCTGCGCGAGCTGGCGAACGCGCTGGAGCGCGCCACCATCCTCACGCGCGGCCAGGAGCTGACAGCGCAGTCCTTCGACCTTCCGGGTGGCGAGCGCGCGCGGGAGGCGCCGGGCCCGGCGTCGGTGGAGGAGACGCCGGCGCCGCTGCCCGCGGGGGCGAAGGTGCCCACGCTGGCGGCGGTGCAGCGTGAGCACATCCTGCGGGTGCTCACGCTCACCCGGGGCCGGGTCTACGGCGAGGGCGGGGCGGCGGCGCTGCTGGGGCTCAAGCCGTCCACGCTGCAGAGCCGGATGAAGAAGCTGGGCATCGCGCGGCTGGAGGGCTTCACCGCCGCCGAGGACGCGTGA
- a CDS encoding biotin-dependent carboxyltransferase family protein: MSAWVEIAGLGAPATVQDGGRPGVMHHGVPPGGAWVPELLVAANRAVGNAPGAAAFEAFGRLELRARGRDVRVSVDGEAPTLLADGATLTVPAPTGYAVRYVAVDGALAVPEILGGRGTLWVARLGGWEGRPLRSGDRIPLGPPTTPSEADLLRLTEALDPAAPLRVLLGPDASRFGDAAVALLLGSTFTVSPSSDRVGQRLDGPPVPHGDEGAGTSRPMVRGAIQVTLSGTPIVLGPDHPTTGGYPLIAAVIRADWGRLGARRPGAPVRFQAVSLEEAQRAWKNHPARPAGTTSGPLPPILGA; encoded by the coding sequence ATGAGCGCATGGGTGGAGATTGCCGGCCTGGGCGCGCCCGCCACGGTGCAGGACGGTGGACGGCCTGGGGTCATGCATCACGGCGTGCCGCCCGGCGGCGCGTGGGTGCCGGAGTTGCTCGTCGCGGCGAACCGCGCGGTGGGCAATGCACCGGGCGCCGCGGCGTTCGAAGCCTTCGGCCGGCTGGAGCTGCGCGCCCGGGGCCGTGACGTCCGAGTTTCCGTGGATGGAGAGGCCCCCACCCTCCTCGCGGACGGCGCCACGCTCACAGTGCCCGCCCCCACCGGGTACGCCGTGCGCTACGTGGCCGTGGATGGCGCGCTGGCCGTCCCTGAGATCCTTGGTGGCCGGGGCACCCTGTGGGTGGCCCGTCTGGGCGGATGGGAGGGTCGGCCCCTGCGCAGCGGAGACCGGATCCCGCTGGGTCCTCCCACCACGCCTTCCGAAGCCGACCTCCTGCGTCTCACCGAAGCCCTGGACCCCGCCGCCCCGCTGCGCGTGCTCCTGGGCCCGGATGCGTCCCGCTTTGGCGACGCGGCCGTGGCGCTCCTCCTGGGCAGCACCTTCACCGTGTCGCCCTCCAGCGACCGCGTGGGCCAGCGCCTGGACGGGCCTCCCGTGCCTCACGGCGACGAGGGCGCGGGCACCTCCCGCCCCATGGTGCGCGGCGCCATCCAGGTCACCCTCTCCGGGACACCCATCGTGCTGGGCCCGGACCACCCCACCACCGGGGGCTACCCGCTCATCGCCGCCGTCATCCGCGCGGACTGGGGCCGGCTGGGGGCCCGTCGTCCGGGCGCCCCGGTGCGCTTCCAGGCCGTCTCCCTGGAAGAAGCCCAGCGCGCCTGGAAGAACCACCCCGCCCGGCCGGCAGGGACAACTTCGGGCCCCCTCCCGCCGATACTGGGGGCATGA